The sequence below is a genomic window from Pseudomonadales bacterium.
TTAGAGTACACCAGCTTGCTGTATATCCCAACTGAGGCACCTTTTGATCTTTATCATCGTGATGCTGCGCGTGGATTGAAGTTGTATGTACAGCGCACTTACATCATGGATGATGCCGAACAGTTTTTACCGTTGTATTTGCGTTTTGTGAAAGGCGTAGTGGACTCAAACGATTTGTCTCTCAATGTGTCGCGTGAAATTCTGCAACAGGATGCCACGGTAGAAAGCATGAAGTCAGCGTTGACCAAGCGTGTGTTAGATATGCTGGAGAAGCTAGCAGAAGACAAAGAAAAATATGCTGCATTCTGGAAAACTTTTGGCAATGTATTGAAAGAAGGTATGGTGGAAGATGTCGCTAATCGCGAGCGCATCGGCAAGCTGCTGCGTTTTGCAAGCAGCACTTCATCAAAAGAGCAGGATCAATCACTGGATGATTACATTGCTCGCATGAAAGAAGGGCAGACGCAGATTTATTACATTGTTTCTGATCATTACGACACGGCCAAAAATAGCCCTCACTTAGAAATATTCCGTGCCAACGATGTGGAAGTGTTGTTAATGCACGATCGTTTGGATGAATGGATGATGGGCTATTTCCGCGAATACGCAGGCAAAGCGTTTGCCGATGTTGCGCGTGGCGATTTGGATATTAGCCATTTAATGAAGGATCCACAGCCCGAGAAAAAAGCCGAAGATGAATCGGCAGCGGATAATGCCTTGCTTGAACGCATCAAAACTTTGCTGAGTGAACAGGTGGAGTCGGTACGCTTTTCTACGCGCTTGGTGGATTCGCCTGCCTGTCTTGTGGTGGGTCAGGCAGATATGGGTATGCAGATGCGTCGCATGATGGAAGCGGCGGGGCAAGCTGTTCCAGATGCAAAGCCAATTTTTGAACTCAACGAAAAGCACGCGTTGGTGAAGCGTTTGACGGGTACGAGTGATGCTGCACGGTTCGAAGATTTGGCGCTGGTGTTGTTGGATGAAGCGCGGTTGTCGGCGGGCTTGACGCTAGAAAACCCTGCGGGATTTGTTGCGCGAGTCAACCGCTTGTTGAATGCTTAATAGGTCTTGGCGTTGGTTATTTGTGCTATCGTTTGCACGATTGAATTGATGCTAGAAAAGACGAAACAGAATGGCTAAATCGAAAATCGTGGTGATGGGCGGTGGCAGTTTCGGCACCGCCATCGCCAATATCTTGGCAGAAAATGATTTTCAAACCGTGTTGTGGGTGCGCGATGCAGAAAAAGCATCTGCTATACAAACTACACGCGAAAATAAAACTTATCTTCCTAACTTAATCTTGCACAATAGTTTGCAAGCAACAGCCGACATGACATTGGCTTTGCAAGACGCTGAGATTGTTTTTGTTTCTGTGCCGAGTAAAGTTTTTCGTTCTGTTGTGCAACAGATGCGTCCATTGTTACCGCCGAATGCAATAGTGGTTAGCACGGCAAAAGGCATTGAAACGGGAGAAAATCATCAAGGATTTTGGTTGATGAGCGATGTGCTGAAACAAGAACTTCCAACGCACCGCATTGCTGTCTTGAGCGGTCCAAACTTGGCGGGAGAAATCGCAGAAAAACAATTAACGGGCACAGTGGTAGCGAGCAGTGATGCAGCCGTTTGTCAGCAAGTGCAAGATTGTTTGCGTAGCCCGTATTTTCGTGTTTACAGCAACAACGATGTTTATGGTGTTGAATTGGGCGGTGTATTAAAAAACAGTTATGCCATCGCTTGTGGCATGGCGGCGGCACTGGGTTTGGGTTACAACACCATCAGTATGCTGATCACGCGCAGCTTGGCAGAAATGGGGCGATTTGCTGCAAAACTCGGTGCTGACCCGCTGACTTTTATTGGTCTTGCCGGTGTGGGTGATTTAATTGTTACTTGTACTTCACCGCGTTCGCGCAATTACCGTATTGGTTTTGCGATTGGTCAAGGGCGCAGCTTGCAAGAAGCCATTACCGAAGTAGGGCAAGTGGCAGAAGGCATCAACACAATTCACTTAGTGAAATTAAAAGCAGATGAATTGGGCGTTTATATGCCTTTAGTTAGCGCGTTGAATGATATTTTGTTCAATGGTAGAAGTATCGCTGATGCCAGCGCCGCATTGATGGGTAGCGATAACAACAGTGATGTGGAGTATCGCGCCAATATCACCGCATCAAATAATGCATAACTCAGAAATCCCTGAGCAAATTTCTTTTTCCGTACTAGGATTGAAGCTAGCGGCACAGCGTTGGCATCAGGGCGCAATGCCTGTTCTTGCTTTGCATGGCTGGTTAGATAACAGCGACAGCTTTTCTCTTATCGCGCCTGAAATGCCTGATGTCGATTTGGTGGCATTGGATATGGCAGGGCATGGTTGGAGTGATCATCGCGCTGCGCACGCCAGTTATTTAATTTGGGATGATTTTCGTGAAATTCTCTCGGTTGCCGATCAATTAGGCTGGCAGCGTTTTGGTTTGTTGGGGCATTCTCGCGGTGGGATTATTGCCGCACTGTTGACCTCTGCTATGCCTGAGCGTGTAACGGCGCTTGGTTTGATTGATGGCTTGTGGCCACAGACCTGTGAGGCTGCGCAAACCCCCACGCAAATTGCCCATAGCTTGCGCGCGCAGCAAAAGCAGCCATCGTCACGAGCGTATCCTTCTTTGGATGTTATGGCTCAGCAGCGATTGCGTCATGGATTTCCTGTATCCGAGGAGACGGCGCAGGTTTTGGTGCGCCGCAATGCGGTGCAAAACGAAGAGGAGCAGTGGCTGTGGCGGATGGATGCACGGCTGCGCCATCCTTCCATGATGATGCTAACGCCAGAGCAGATGCGCGCCTGCCATCGTGCGATTGCCGTGCCAACTGAACTGCATCTGGCGCAGCAGGGTTTGGTGCAGGCATACCCTGATTATGCAGAGAGCTTGCTCGCGCTGCCGCAAATCAATTGGTCCGTGCATGAGGCTGGCCATCATTTGCACATGGAAGGGGTGCAAAGCATACTTGGGCAAACCTTTAACATATTCTTTCAACGCCTGTGATTTCACGCCTCAAAAGCATACCGGTTAAACAACAGCTGATTCTGATGATTTGTGCCATCAGTTTTTTGGGGCTGTTAATGGCTGGCTCTGCTTTTGTTATGTATGACCGCTATGCCTATCGCGATAATTTGGTTCATCAAGCGACATTGTTGGCGCGTGTGGTTGCTAGTCACAGCGCTAATGCAGTGGCGTATGGTGATGTCTATGATGCAAGAAAAAATCTACAAAGTTTTGGTATTGACCCTTCTTTATATTCAGCTTGCATAAAAAACGAATCCGGCCAAGTTATTGCGATGTATTTGCGTGGTTACTATCAGCCACCTGAGGACATGGATAGCGTTATTACTGGTGTTGAATGTTTAGCTGATGGAAATTTTATTTCTCGTTTTCAGAATGGCTATTTGGATTTAATACAGCCAGTTCTTTGGGATGATTCTCAAAAAATAGGGCAGTTACATTTGCGCGTATCGCTTGAGGCGCTGGATGATCGTTTCATCGCATTCAGTGTAGTGATGTTACTCATTGTTATGCTCGTTGGCATGATATCAATCGTTCTATCAAGCAAAGTACAGTCATTTATTTCTGCACCACTTTTGATGCTTGCGCAGATTGCTAACACCATCAACCGCTTCAAAGATTATTCATTGCGCGCGCGCACAGATCGTCATGATGAGTTGGGACAGTTGGTTCAAGCTTTTAATGGCATGTTGGATACCATTGAATTGCAGAACCGTGCTTTGCTGCACGCCAATGAACACTTGGAGGAAAAAGTACAGCAGCGTACCAGTGAGTTGCGCGCAATCAATACAGAGTTAGAAGCCTTTACTTATTCTGTTTCGCATGATTTGCGTTCACCGTTGCGATCAGTCGATGGTTTTAGTGCCGCATTGCTTGAAGATTGTGATGACCGCTTAGATACAACAGCTAAAAATTATATTGCGAGGATTCGTGCCGCGAGTCAGCGTATGGGGACATTGATTGATAGTTTGCTGCATCTCTCGCGTGTTTCACGACAAGATATGCGCTATGCCACGGTCAATTTAACGGAATTGGCCGATAAAATTGTTGATGATTTGCGTGCAAACAATCCAAATAGAGAAGTGAAATTTATCCGCCCCAATAATTTATTGGCGCGTGGGGATAACGACCTTCTAACGGTTGTATTGGAAAATCTGCTCAATAATGCTTGGAAGTATACAGGGAAGGTGGAAAAGCCTTTGGTGGAGTTGGGTGTGCATGATCGAAGTGGTGACACGGTGTATTTTGTACGCGACAACGGTGCAGGCTTTGATATGGCTTATGTGGATAAGTTATTTGGTGCGTTTCAGCGGTTGCACAGTGATCATGAATTTCATGGGTTAGGCGTTGGTTTGGCGACGGTTGCGCGTATTGTGCATCGTCACGATGGCGAAATTTGGGCAGAGGCGCAAGTGGATCAAGGCGCTACTTTTTATTTCACCTTAGCGCCATCGGTTAATGATTTGTAATTTTTATGGCAATTTATCCCAAACGGCTTGCAGTTCTTCTTGCCAATTCTGGGTGTTTAAATCACCAACATGCTTATAGCGAATCACTCCGTTAGAATCGACAAAATAAGTTTCTGGCGCACCAAAAACACCGAGATCAATGCCTAATTTCCCATCGGCATCCACAATAACTTCACGGTACGGGTTGCCTTTTTCATTTAGCCAAACTTTCGCTGCAGCATTGCTGTCTTTATAATTAATGCCATAAATAGCGATATTGTCTTTGGCTAACTTCATCAAAAAAGGATGCTCAACACGACAAGTGACACACCAAGTTGCCCAAACATTAACGAGGCTTTTTTGTCCGTGCAGATTTTTTTCAGTCAGCGAAGTAGCTGTGTTGAGAGATGGCAGCGTAAAAGTAGGGAAGGGCTTATTGATCAGCGCGCTAGGCATCTCAGTTGGATCTAGCGTTAAACCGCGCATTAAAAAAATACCCAGCACAATAAAGCCGAGCAATGGAATAAACAGCGCAAGTCGTTTGTTCATGCGGAGGCTTTCTCTGTGGAATATTTGCTGATGCTGCGGTGACTATAGCGTTTATCGAGTACGGCGATAATTGCGCCGAGTGCCATTAATAGAGCGCCAAGCCAAATCCATCGGACAGCAGGTTTTACATGCAGACGCAGTGACCATGCGCTGGCGTTACCCAATTCAGGTTGTAGCGCTTCGCCCATAGAAACATAAATATCACGCGTGAAACCAGGCCATATAGCTGCTTCTGTCATCACTTGATTGGATGCCAGATAAGTGCGTTTTTCAGGGCGCATGATGTACAGCTCCGCATTGGGAGCGAGTACCCGAAACACAGCATGTTCTGCCGTGTAGTTGGGGCCTTGTGCTTGTTCCACTGATTCAAAATTGAATTGGTATCCGGCCATATTGGTAGATTGGCCTGGAGCCAAGCGGAGATCTTTTTGCTCGCTAGCCAGCGAAGTGAAAGCAATTCCCATGACGCTAACTGCAAGTCCGATATGTGCAATGCACATACCCCAATAACTGGCGCGTAACGATTGCAGGCCTTGCCATGGAGAACGAGCGTTGCGCAACTTGTGGCGAATATCCATCAGTGTGCTGATGATGACCCATAAACCAAGCCATGTAGCCAGGAGTGTTTGAATTGAAAAAGGCAGTGATAGGGCGAGCACCAATAAGGGCGTGAAAGCCAGCGAAGCAATCAGCGGTTTTTTCGCCCATAAAATAAACAATTGCGTCAATGAAAATTTGTCATGCCACTGCAATTGCACGCCTACGGGTAGCAGCAGCAATACACAAAACATTAAAGGAACAAAAAAACTATCGAAGTAAGGTGGGCCGACAGAAATCTTTCCCCATCCCATCGCGTCAGCAATCAACGGATATAGCGTACCTAAACAAACGGTTGCCAGAATGATGGCCATTAAACAGCTGTTGAGCAGTACAAACATTTCGCGTGAAAAAAACTGATAACCGGATGAAGGTGTTGTCGGAGCGCGTAGCGCAAACAGCGTGAGTGAGCAGCCAATGACGATGGCTAAAAACACCAAAATAAAATAACCGCGAGAAGGATCGCTGGCAAAGGCGTGTACAGAGGTGAGAACGCCAGAGCGCACTAAAAAAGTACCGAGCAAACTCAAGGAAAAAGCAAAAATAGCGAGCAACAAAGTCCAGCTGGAAAATAATTGTCGTTTATCACTGGCGGCCAATGAGTGGAGTAAAGCTGTGCCTGCTAGCCAAGGCATAAAGGAAGCATTTTCAACAGGATCCCAGAACCACCAGCCGCCCCAGCCCAATTCGTAATAAGCCCACCAACTACCGAGCGCAATACCAACGGTAAGAAAAGCCCACGCAGTATTGGCCCAAGGTCTTACCCAGCGCGTCCATTCATTACTGACGCAGCTACTTTGTGCGGCACCTTTTTCTAATAAAGCGGCAATGGCAAAGGCAAATGGAATAGCAAAGCCAACATAACCGAAATACAACATGGGCGGATGAATAACCAATCCAAAGTCTTGCAGTAATGGATTGAGGTCGCTGCCTTCAGCGGGAATAAAAGGCAAGCTGCGTGAAAATGGATTTGAAGTAAATAAAGTAAAAGCGCTAAATCCTGTTGTAATCATTCCTAATATACTAATGATACGAGCGCGAAGTACGACAGGTAGTTGGCGTGAAAATAGAGCAAAAATGGCGGACCAAAAACAGAGAATCAACAACCAAAGTAGTAGCGAGCCCTCGTGCGCGCCCCATACAGCACTGATTTTGTAATGCGCAGGCAGCAGCGTATTGGAGTTGTTGGCAACATACTGCACTGAAAAATCATCGGTAATAAAGCAGTAAGTTAAGGCGGCAAAACTGCCAGAGAGTAAAACAAAATTTGTGATAGCTAACGGCGCCGCCATGCGCATCCAGTGTTGCGCTCGTAAGTAGGTGCCTGCCATCGGCAGAATGCCTTGTACGATGCTAATAGAGAAGGCGAGGATGAGGCAGTAAAGTCCGAGTTCAGGAATCATATTGATCTACTGTGGGTGCGTAGTGGGTTTCGGGCCCATTTTTTTCATGCTGTCGCGAATTTCTGGTGGTGTGTAATTTTCATCGTGTTTGGCGAGCACTTCCGTCGAATGGAAAGTAGTGCCATCCCATTTTCCTTTGGCAATAGCTGCTTGTTCCTCGGCAAATAAATCAGGGAGGATGCCTGTATAGATAACAGGAATACTGTGATTGCCATCGCCAATAGCAAACTGCACAGCTAGGCTGTTGCTATCGCGCTTCACACTGCCTTTATTGACAAAACCGCCAAGGCGAATGGTGCGATCCAGTGGCGCTTTACCTGCAGCAATGTCGGCAGGCGTAAAAAATAAATTCATATTTTCGCGCAGCGCGAAAGTAATCAGACCGATAGCAACAGAGGAAGCAATGACAATGGCCAGCACAATCAGTAAGCGTTGTTTGCGCACAGGATGCATGGTGCATTACTCCGAAATTTGTTGCGCGATCTCCTTGCGCAATTGTGCGTGACGGCTGATGGGATGCCACACCATAGCCAATACAGTAAAGAAGCTGATGCCATAAGCGCTCCACACATAAAAACCGTGACCGTGCATGGTGAGCAAATCGTGAATGCTTGCGAAATACATTAGCGTGTTTCCGTGATGGGTGATTTGCTGAATAAATCAGCGAGCCAGCGGCTATTGCGTTCGTTCGACAAAATTTCGCAGCGTAAGTTCAGTAATAACAGAACAGCGTAGAGCATGTAAAAACCAATAATCATCACCCACAACGGTTGCAGCATGGAAGGATCAATTGTTGACGCTGAAGTTAATTTGAGCGAAGCACCTTGATGTAGCGTGTTCCACCATTTCACCGACATATAAATAATAGGAATGTTGACAGTGCCGACGAGCGTAAGAATGCTGGCAGCACGATTACCGTTCTCACTGTTTTGATACGCATTCGCCAATGCCATCACGCCGAGATAGAGAAAAAACAAAATCAGCATGGAGGTGATGCGCGCATCCCATTCCCACCAAGTTCCCCATGTGGGTTTGCCCCAAATGGAGCCAGTGACGAGGGCTATGAAAGTCATGGCTGCGCCAATCGGTGCGGCGGCACGCAGCGCCCAAAACGCTAGCTTCATACGCCACACCAAACCAACACAGCCCGCTATCGCCATCAGGTAGTAACCTGCTAATGCGAGAAAAGCTGCTGGCACATGAATATAGATGATGCGATAGCTGTTGCCTTGTTTTGCATCTTCTGGCGCGATTGCCAATCCCCACACGCAGCCGACTACGAGCAAAATAAATGCTGCTGCACTGAGCCATGGCAGAAGTTGGCCACTTCTGCGATAAAACCAAGGGGGTGATCCCCAGCGGTGGAACCAAGTTTTAAGCATGTTTTGGGTGAAATGAAATCAAATGAATGAATAAAACAGGGTGAAAAAAAGCGCGGCAAGGATACCACAGGGGTATAGGTTAACTCTCTACCGCAATCCGCAGACCCGCCATCACGACTAAAGGTGTCAGCACTAAAGCCATCACCGCAAAAGCGCCCAAGATGGCGACTTGTCCCCAAGCGGCTGAGCCGAGTGCTGCTTGTGCCGTTGCGCTGGCGCCAAAAATCAACACGGGGATATAAAGCGGCAGCACGATGACGGCAATGAGCAAACCGCCGCGCCGTAAGCTCACCGTGAGTGACGCACCGATGGCGCCAATCAGTGAAAGGCTGAGAGTGCCGAGCGTGAGAGCGAGCATGGTGATGGGCATTGCCTGTAGAGGCAGTGACAGCATCCCGCCCAGTAGAGGCGACAACACGACCAAGGGCAAGCCCGTGAACAGCCAATGCACCAGTATTTTGATCCATACCACGCCGTACAAATGCTCTGGCAGCAACAAGTATTGTTCGAGCATGCCGTCGTCGTAATCGCGACGAAACAACATATCGGCAGACAACAAACTAGCGAGTAGGGCGGCGACCCACAGCACACCAGGCGCCATCGCGGCGAGCTTGGCGGATTCCGCACTAATACCCAGTGGAATCAACGCAACCACCATCAAAAAAAATGCGGCGGGATTGATGGCATCGGCCAAGTTGCGCCAAGCGAGTTGCCATTCGCGTTTGGCTGTGGCGATTAACACACTCATGCCGTCACCGCTGTTTGCTGCGAGGTGATTTTTTGTGAGGTAGCTTTTTGCGATGTAACACCGAGCGCGAGTGTGCGATGCATCAATCCTAATTGTTCGCTGCCGTGATGCGTGGTGAGCACGGCAATGCCACCGTTTGCGCAATGTTGTTGTAAGCGTTCTGCAATCAGAGCAAAACCGCGTGTGTCGAGTGCAGTGAAAGGTTCATCCAAAATCCATAAAGGATGATTGCTGAAAAAAAGTCGCGCTAGCGCAACGCGGCGTTGTTGACCGGCAGATAAACGGTGGCAGGGAAGATGCGCTTTGTGTGCAATGCCCAGCGCTTTCAACGCGGTTTCAATTTGTGCTGTATCAGCTTGCACACAGTTGGCATACCACGCGAGATTTTCACGCGCAGACAATTGCGATTTAAGTGCAGGCTGATGACCGAGATACAAAAGCTGCGCAGCGTAATCGTGCCAATGTTCGCGAATATCTTTTTCTTGCCAGCTCACTTGGCCACTGTATTGGCGATTTAAGCCCGCTAAAACACGCAATAAGCTGGTTTTTCCGCTGCCGTTTTCGCCTGTGACTAACAACAACTCACCGGCTTGCAGCGTGCAATGCAAATCATCAAATAATTGATGATGTTCGATGGATGCAGAGAGTTGTTGAATAGCGAGCATGACAGAAAACGCGCTTTAATCTTTGAAATCTGGCTTGCGTTTTTCTTTGCGCGCTTTGATTGCTTCCTCAAAGTTTTTGGTTGTCATGCGCACATAAAGTTGCGCGTGACCTTCGTGATTCATGTGTGTGTGCAAATTGCTCGCTTGCATGCCAGCCCACAACATTTGTTTGGATAATTCCACGCCGAGGTGGCTGTGTTGCAAAATTTGTTCGGCCGTCGCAAAGCAGGTTTCCATCAACTGCTCTGGTGCAACCACTTTGCTCACAATGCCAATGCGTTCTGCTTCTTCTGCGCTGACATCGCGCCCCGTCAACATAATTTCAAACGCGCGCGTTGAACCAATGGCGCGCGGCAAGGTGTAGCTCAAACCCAATTCGGCAGAAGTCAGCCCATTATTAACACCCGCTGCGCGGAAAATTGCTGTGCTGGATGCAATACGAATATCCGTAATCATCGACAGGCAAAAACCACCGCCAATGGCAGGACCGTTGATGGCAGAAATGACGGGCTGGTGCATGGTTTGCACGGCGTGCATCACATCGTCCAACACCTTCATCGCGCGGCGTGCAATGCCGGGCATGGTTAATCCATCAAAGATAGAGAGATAGCCAGGGTCTTTGAGGTCTGCGCCCGAGCAAAAGCCATTGCCCACACCGGTGAGTATCACCACGCGCGTTTTGTTATCAAAACTGACTTCTTCTAAGGCTTCTTTGAGTGGCACCATCACATCAAACGCCATGGCATTCATGCGCTCAGGGCGGTTCATGCGAATAACCGCAATGCCGGGGCGGTCTTTTTCAATCGTAATAAAGTCAGACATACAGATTTCCTAGAAAAGATGCGTCTATGATAAAAGTTTGCACCACAGCGTGACAGTGTGCGTTGCATCACACGAATGTTGTAGAGAAGTCTGCGTCGCGGTATTGTCTACCCATCTAATCGACCATTTATGGAAGCTGGGGTGCTCATGAACGGAGTGCTAGACAGGAATGTTTATTCTGCAGGGTTGACCTATACCCTGCGCACCATTGTCTTGGTGTTGAGCTACTGGGCAGCAGCGCATTTAGTGCTCAATTTTTTTGCCACCGATAAAATCATTGCGCTGTTTTGGCCGTCGAGCGGTATTGCGTTGGCGGCACTGATGATTTGGGGTTGGCATTACTGGCCTGGTATTTTTTTAGGTGCTTTTATTGCTGCTTATACCAATGGTGTTGGCCACCACATTCCCACCTCTTTAATTATTACTGGCGCTAATACTTTGGAAGCTTTGCTCGCATGGGCATTGTTGACGCATGTTTTTCCTATTCAATCTGAGTTGAGAGAAACACGCGATTACTATCTTTTGGTGTTAGTAGCGGCGATTGCCGCCGCTGTGAGTGCCTCTATCAGTTTGAGTGGCTTGATATTTTTTGGCCATGTTTCCGACAGCAATTGGGTTATGTCATGGATGTATTGGTGGCAGGGCAATGTATTAGGGATGATTCTTTTTGCACCTTTGATTTTAGTGTGGAAAGAAAAACCAGAAGTTGAATGGAGTAAGAGATCACTGCTGTGTAGTGTCGTGTGTGTTGTCTTGGCTTTTTTTAGTGGACAAATCATTTTCTTAGGGTGGTTTGATTCTTTTTTTTCTGGTTACGCAGAACCTTTTTGGATGTTTGTTTTTGTTATGTGGGCCGCCATTCGTCTAGGTCGGCACGGTGTGCTGTTAATTATTCTGATGATTGCTGTGCAGGGCATTCTCAGTATTCTTGATCATTCGAAAGTGTTTGCTGCTGAAGACGCAAGCTTGGCATTGCTTCACTACTGGGTATACATGGTTGTTCTCACCATGGTGGGCATGAGCCTTTCTTTGGTTATGTACGCCAATCGCGGCAGTGAAAAAGCGTTGCGCGAGAGTGAGGAGCGTTGGAATTTTGCCTTGGAAGGCTCTGGTAACGGCGTATGGGATTGGGATATGGCACAAGAAAAAGTGCATTTATCCCCATTTTTTATTCGTATGTATGACTACTACGGTGACAGTATTATCGCCACACCTGCGGCTTGGTCAGAAATCGTTCATCCCGATGATATGGGGCAAGTGTTATTTGACTTTGATGAGCATCTTGAAGGGAGAACGCCTTTTTACGAAAACGAACACCGTGTGCGCTGTAAAGATGGAAACTATAAATGGATTTTAGATCGTGGAATGGTTGTGCGTTATGACAAAAAAGGAAAGCCTCTGCGGATGGTGGGCACGCACAGTGATATCAGTGACAAAAAGGTAGCTGAAGCTAGATTGCTTGAGGCAAATGTCTTGTTGGAACAGCGTGTCGCAGAACGCACAGAGGCATTGGAAAATGCAAAAAAAGAAGCGGAAGCATTAACACAGGTAAAAACAGAATTTCTCTCCAATATGAGCCATGAAATTCGCACGCCAATCAGCAATATTATCAA
It includes:
- the htpG gene encoding molecular chaperone HtpG encodes the protein MSVADKPTAETLGFQTEAKQLLQLMIHSLYSNREIFLRELVSNASDACDKLRFAALADSSLYENDGELKVRISVDEDARTIIIDDNGIGMSREEAVSHLGTIAKSGTAEFIRNLSGDEKKDSHLIGQFGVGFYSAFIVADKVEVLSRRAGQSAADGVHWVSSGESDFSVETIDKPERGTRIVLHLKEDAAEFANDWRLRSIVRKYSDHIAVPVQMRQYMPPAEEGKEQEIGEWENVNSATALWMRSKNEISDEEYQSFYQHVSHDYAEPLAWSHNKVEGKLEYTSLLYIPTEAPFDLYHRDAARGLKLYVQRTYIMDDAEQFLPLYLRFVKGVVDSNDLSLNVSREILQQDATVESMKSALTKRVLDMLEKLAEDKEKYAAFWKTFGNVLKEGMVEDVANRERIGKLLRFASSTSSKEQDQSLDDYIARMKEGQTQIYYIVSDHYDTAKNSPHLEIFRANDVEVLLMHDRLDEWMMGYFREYAGKAFADVARGDLDISHLMKDPQPEKKAEDESAADNALLERIKTLLSEQVESVRFSTRLVDSPACLVVGQADMGMQMRRMMEAAGQAVPDAKPIFELNEKHALVKRLTGTSDAARFEDLALVLLDEARLSAGLTLENPAGFVARVNRLLNA
- a CDS encoding NAD(P)H-dependent glycerol-3-phosphate dehydrogenase produces the protein MAKSKIVVMGGGSFGTAIANILAENDFQTVLWVRDAEKASAIQTTRENKTYLPNLILHNSLQATADMTLALQDAEIVFVSVPSKVFRSVVQQMRPLLPPNAIVVSTAKGIETGENHQGFWLMSDVLKQELPTHRIAVLSGPNLAGEIAEKQLTGTVVASSDAAVCQQVQDCLRSPYFRVYSNNDVYGVELGGVLKNSYAIACGMAAALGLGYNTISMLITRSLAEMGRFAAKLGADPLTFIGLAGVGDLIVTCTSPRSRNYRIGFAIGQGRSLQEAITEVGQVAEGINTIHLVKLKADELGVYMPLVSALNDILFNGRSIADASAALMGSDNNSDVEYRANITASNNA
- a CDS encoding alpha/beta hydrolase, with amino-acid sequence MHNSEIPEQISFSVLGLKLAAQRWHQGAMPVLALHGWLDNSDSFSLIAPEMPDVDLVALDMAGHGWSDHRAAHASYLIWDDFREILSVADQLGWQRFGLLGHSRGGIIAALLTSAMPERVTALGLIDGLWPQTCEAAQTPTQIAHSLRAQQKQPSSRAYPSLDVMAQQRLRHGFPVSEETAQVLVRRNAVQNEEEQWLWRMDARLRHPSMMMLTPEQMRACHRAIAVPTELHLAQQGLVQAYPDYAESLLALPQINWSVHEAGHHLHMEGVQSILGQTFNIFFQRL
- a CDS encoding ATP-binding protein; amino-acid sequence: MICAISFLGLLMAGSAFVMYDRYAYRDNLVHQATLLARVVASHSANAVAYGDVYDARKNLQSFGIDPSLYSACIKNESGQVIAMYLRGYYQPPEDMDSVITGVECLADGNFISRFQNGYLDLIQPVLWDDSQKIGQLHLRVSLEALDDRFIAFSVVMLLIVMLVGMISIVLSSKVQSFISAPLLMLAQIANTINRFKDYSLRARTDRHDELGQLVQAFNGMLDTIELQNRALLHANEHLEEKVQQRTSELRAINTELEAFTYSVSHDLRSPLRSVDGFSAALLEDCDDRLDTTAKNYIARIRAASQRMGTLIDSLLHLSRVSRQDMRYATVNLTELADKIVDDLRANNPNREVKFIRPNNLLARGDNDLLTVVLENLLNNAWKYTGKVEKPLVELGVHDRSGDTVYFVRDNGAGFDMAYVDKLFGAFQRLHSDHEFHGLGVGLATVARIVHRHDGEIWAEAQVDQGATFYFTLAPSVNDL
- a CDS encoding DsbE family thiol:disulfide interchange protein, which gives rise to MNKRLALFIPLLGFIVLGIFLMRGLTLDPTEMPSALINKPFPTFTLPSLNTATSLTEKNLHGQKSLVNVWATWCVTCRVEHPFLMKLAKDNIAIYGINYKDSNAAAKVWLNEKGNPYREVIVDADGKLGIDLGVFGAPETYFVDSNGVIRYKHVGDLNTQNWQEELQAVWDKLP
- a CDS encoding heme lyase CcmF/NrfE family subunit; this translates as MIPELGLYCLILAFSISIVQGILPMAGTYLRAQHWMRMAAPLAITNFVLLSGSFAALTYCFITDDFSVQYVANNSNTLLPAHYKISAVWGAHEGSLLLWLLILCFWSAIFALFSRQLPVVLRARIISILGMITTGFSAFTLFTSNPFSRSLPFIPAEGSDLNPLLQDFGLVIHPPMLYFGYVGFAIPFAFAIAALLEKGAAQSSCVSNEWTRWVRPWANTAWAFLTVGIALGSWWAYYELGWGGWWFWDPVENASFMPWLAGTALLHSLAASDKRQLFSSWTLLLAIFAFSLSLLGTFLVRSGVLTSVHAFASDPSRGYFILVFLAIVIGCSLTLFALRAPTTPSSGYQFFSREMFVLLNSCLMAIILATVCLGTLYPLIADAMGWGKISVGPPYFDSFFVPLMFCVLLLLPVGVQLQWHDKFSLTQLFILWAKKPLIASLAFTPLLVLALSLPFSIQTLLATWLGLWVIISTLMDIRHKLRNARSPWQGLQSLRASYWGMCIAHIGLAVSVMGIAFTSLASEQKDLRLAPGQSTNMAGYQFNFESVEQAQGPNYTAEHAVFRVLAPNAELYIMRPEKRTYLASNQVMTEAAIWPGFTRDIYVSMGEALQPELGNASAWSLRLHVKPAVRWIWLGALLMALGAIIAVLDKRYSHRSISKYSTEKASA
- the ccmE gene encoding cytochrome c maturation protein CcmE, which produces MHPVRKQRLLIVLAIVIASSVAIGLITFALRENMNLFFTPADIAAGKAPLDRTIRLGGFVNKGSVKRDSNSLAVQFAIGDGNHSIPVIYTGILPDLFAEEQAAIAKGKWDGTTFHSTEVLAKHDENYTPPEIRDSMKKMGPKPTTHPQ
- the ccmD gene encoding heme exporter protein CcmD; the encoded protein is MYFASIHDLLTMHGHGFYVWSAYGISFFTVLAMVWHPISRHAQLRKEIAQQISE
- a CDS encoding heme ABC transporter permease, whose translation is MLKTWFHRWGSPPWFYRRSGQLLPWLSAAAFILLVVGCVWGLAIAPEDAKQGNSYRIIYIHVPAAFLALAGYYLMAIAGCVGLVWRMKLAFWALRAAAPIGAAMTFIALVTGSIWGKPTWGTWWEWDARITSMLILFFLYLGVMALANAYQNSENGNRAASILTLVGTVNIPIIYMSVKWWNTLHQGASLKLTSASTIDPSMLQPLWVMIIGFYMLYAVLLLLNLRCEILSNERNSRWLADLFSKSPITETR